Proteins encoded by one window of Methanobacterium sp. CWC-01:
- a CDS encoding orotate phosphoribosyltransferase — translation MEIPGICSICGRQGKMYACQLCGSRVCSDCYDHLRGVCRLCLRGRRMDDSHG, via the coding sequence TTGGAGATTCCGGGTATCTGCAGTATCTGTGGAAGACAGGGAAAGATGTACGCCTGTCAGCTTTGTGGAAGCCGGGTTTGCAGTGATTGTTACGACCACCTGAGAGGGGTATGCCGTTTATGTCTGAGAGGGCGGAGGATGGATGATTCTCATGGATGA
- a CDS encoding ArnT family glycosyltransferase, translated as MGSSVKMSVTNVLKEKYWLFILVAIFIFSFILDMYVLTRYSFSYGIDGAFYDIQVRNVIQYGFPMSNDPPLAYYLLTPWVILTGNSFLGIKIGMALMGSFLAFPAYLLTEFYARGKNVGSRVPALLSAFLVTVNINYFAMIGDYLQNLVGVLFLAVFLYFAIRWFENISQWKKFGVLTVLFLILNLLTHIYTGALAVLLFFALLIFNIVVKKIKTGKLPIFDLKILIILSIGILGCFIVLFLVYPVMYTKFSTVISFFNSSSSTTEGRTVTSPFTAMIFCSLPYLVGVLAAIIILYRGLKEKITTPNLMNRNSLLAWLYLALAGVLAVLSFIPSSQYQSRFLLMAFLPIALLVPLGLKFLETESLARYPGRKHIISLLVIMVAVIFAFSSYHTASEGFDNMGPTITTAQYNELVQIKQNLTVENAVFVAADFQSKYWVEYVLGGNVTTSSSIDEVKTEYPNSTIYVVTLTSTNQLTTNQSSGGFQQPNGNYEASFLLPYGPPILPNSLDKIPTGNSEQKQPDSRNGTNQPPGNMAGSGNNTGTLPGSMSLNGTPPSLSQGNNSGLTGANGQTPPGGRTSSQGLSLNVSGTTVFSGAYFKIVRYENEA; from the coding sequence ATGGGAAGCAGCGTTAAAATGAGTGTAACTAATGTTCTGAAGGAAAAATACTGGCTTTTTATCCTAGTGGCCATATTTATCTTTTCATTCATTCTGGATATGTACGTTCTCACCCGTTACTCCTTCTCTTACGGAATCGATGGGGCTTTCTATGATATCCAGGTGCGTAACGTGATCCAGTACGGATTTCCCATGAGTAACGATCCACCGTTGGCTTACTACTTGCTGACTCCTTGGGTAATTTTAACTGGGAACTCTTTCCTGGGAATAAAAATAGGAATGGCCCTGATGGGTTCGTTTCTGGCCTTTCCTGCTTACTTACTAACCGAATTTTATGCTCGTGGTAAAAATGTGGGATCCAGGGTCCCTGCACTTTTAAGTGCCTTCCTGGTTACGGTTAACATTAACTATTTCGCCATGATCGGTGACTACCTGCAAAACCTGGTGGGTGTCCTGTTCCTAGCGGTCTTTCTCTACTTCGCCATTCGGTGGTTTGAAAATATTAGCCAGTGGAAAAAGTTCGGAGTTTTAACCGTCTTGTTTCTAATTTTAAACCTCCTCACCCATATTTACACCGGGGCCCTGGCGGTGTTGCTCTTTTTCGCACTGCTGATCTTCAATATTGTGGTGAAAAAAATTAAAACCGGTAAGTTACCCATTTTCGACCTTAAAATTCTGATAATATTAAGTATAGGGATACTTGGATGTTTTATAGTCCTGTTCCTAGTTTACCCGGTGATGTACACCAAATTCAGTACAGTGATCTCCTTTTTCAACTCATCCTCATCCACCACGGAGGGTCGGACCGTTACCAGTCCCTTCACTGCAATGATATTCTGCAGTCTACCTTATCTGGTGGGAGTTCTAGCGGCGATCATTATACTATACCGGGGTTTAAAGGAAAAGATAACCACTCCCAACCTAATGAACAGAAATTCACTGTTAGCATGGTTATATCTGGCACTGGCTGGTGTTCTCGCGGTTTTATCCTTCATACCATCCTCCCAGTACCAATCCCGCTTCCTGTTAATGGCCTTTTTACCCATTGCCCTCCTGGTGCCCCTGGGCCTGAAGTTCCTGGAAACAGAATCCCTGGCAAGGTATCCTGGTCGTAAGCATATTATAAGTCTTTTGGTCATCATGGTGGCAGTCATCTTTGCCTTTTCCAGTTACCACACCGCCTCAGAGGGCTTTGATAACATGGGGCCCACCATCACCACCGCCCAGTACAACGAACTGGTACAGATCAAGCAGAACCTCACCGTGGAAAATGCGGTCTTTGTAGCTGCAGACTTCCAATCTAAGTACTGGGTGGAGTATGTTTTGGGGGGAAACGTGACCACCAGTTCCAGCATCGATGAGGTTAAGACCGAATATCCCAACAGCACCATTTACGTGGTCACACTCACCAGCACCAATCAACTCACCACCAATCAAAGTTCGGGGGGATTCCAGCAACCGAATGGAAACTATGAGGCCAGTTTCCTCCTCCCCTATGGGCCACCTATATTACCCAATTCCTTAGATAAGATACCTACTGGCAACTCAGAACAGAAACAACCAGACTCCAGGAATGGAACGAATCAGCCTCCTGGTAATATGGCTGGTTCTGGTAACAATACCGGTACACTTCCGGGCAGTATGTCCCTGAACGGAACACCTCCATCCCTATCACAAGGGAATAACTCCGGTTTAACTGGTGCAAATGGTCAAACACCTCCGGGCGGCCGAACATCCTCACAGGGTCTTTCTTTAAACGTTTCCGGGACCACAGTCTTCAGTGGAGCCTACTTCAAAATAGTGCGATATGAAAATGAAGCTTGA
- a CDS encoding PRC-barrel domain-containing protein, which produces MRIIEEIIGKEVLDSSAVVIGKVRDLELNIETNQIEAFILGKGGISEGLGLSKGETVVPYDMIKQIGDKILLKNASETL; this is translated from the coding sequence ATGAGAATAATTGAAGAGATAATTGGAAAGGAAGTTTTAGATAGCTCAGCAGTGGTCATTGGTAAAGTAAGGGACCTGGAATTGAATATAGAAACCAACCAGATCGAAGCCTTCATACTAGGAAAAGGCGGCATATCCGAAGGACTGGGGCTCTCTAAAGGGGAAACAGTGGTCCCCTATGACATGATCAAACAGATCGGCGATAAAATACTCCTTAAAAATGCTTCAGAAACCCTTTAA
- a CDS encoding sodium:solute symporter family protein, whose protein sequence is MDLLVLSIVVLIYLLMVGYVGYVAWKRTKSADDYMVAGRKTHPYIMALSYGATFISTAAIVGFGGTAGVYGMGLLWLTFLNILVGIFIAFVFFGKRTRKMGHNMSALTFPEFISRRFNSKFIQYFSGAVIFLGMPLYASVVLIGMARFVETTLQIDYNFALIGMALIVAVYVIFGGIRGVMYTDALQGTIMFFGMLFLLVSTYWILGGVVDANQALTNLVNIVPQSATAKATATGFTGWTSMPTLGSPFWWTLVSTLILGVGVGVLSQPQLAVRFMTVKSNRELNRAVLIGGIFIFMMTGTAFVVGSLSNVYFFDTVGKLAVAVAGGNADKIIPAFIGTAMPVWFAYLFMVTLLSAAMSTLSAQVHVQGTALGRDIYETITRKTGASSVMISRAGIAIAVIIAVILGYILPENIIAVGTAMWFSITAAAFLSLYAFALFWKRSTKAGAIAGLVTGTVFSVFWILFGYQKSAAALGICQALTGNAVILTSAPWPTVDPIVIGLPLAFVVTVVVSLLTKPPAQEHLDLCFKGI, encoded by the coding sequence GTGGATCTTTTAGTTTTAAGTATTGTAGTTTTGATTTATCTTTTGATGGTGGGGTATGTGGGCTACGTGGCCTGGAAACGTACCAAAAGTGCCGATGACTACATGGTAGCCGGCCGTAAAACCCATCCGTATATCATGGCCCTGAGTTACGGGGCAACATTCATCAGTACCGCGGCCATCGTGGGTTTCGGAGGTACTGCAGGAGTTTATGGTATGGGACTGCTGTGGCTCACCTTCCTGAACATCCTGGTGGGTATTTTCATCGCCTTTGTGTTCTTCGGAAAACGCACCAGGAAAATGGGACACAATATGAGTGCCCTGACCTTCCCGGAATTCATTTCCCGACGTTTTAATAGTAAATTCATCCAGTATTTCTCGGGGGCAGTTATATTCCTGGGAATGCCCTTATATGCATCGGTGGTCCTGATCGGTATGGCCCGTTTCGTGGAGACCACCCTGCAAATCGATTACAACTTTGCCCTCATTGGAATGGCCCTTATAGTGGCAGTTTATGTGATTTTTGGTGGTATACGTGGGGTGATGTATACCGATGCCCTGCAGGGAACCATCATGTTCTTTGGAATGCTGTTCCTCCTGGTTTCCACCTACTGGATACTGGGGGGAGTGGTAGATGCCAACCAGGCCCTCACCAACCTGGTTAACATTGTACCCCAGAGTGCCACGGCCAAGGCCACCGCCACGGGATTCACGGGCTGGACCTCCATGCCCACTTTGGGAAGCCCATTCTGGTGGACACTGGTAAGTACCCTAATTTTAGGGGTGGGTGTTGGAGTTTTATCCCAGCCCCAACTGGCGGTTAGGTTCATGACCGTTAAATCCAACCGGGAACTCAACCGGGCCGTACTCATAGGGGGCATATTCATCTTCATGATGACTGGAACGGCTTTCGTAGTGGGCTCCTTATCCAACGTGTACTTCTTTGATACCGTGGGGAAACTGGCCGTGGCCGTGGCCGGGGGTAATGCTGATAAGATCATACCGGCTTTCATCGGAACCGCCATGCCAGTATGGTTCGCCTATCTCTTCATGGTAACCCTACTATCAGCGGCCATGTCCACTCTATCGGCCCAGGTACACGTGCAGGGCACTGCCCTGGGAAGAGACATCTATGAAACCATAACCAGAAAGACGGGAGCCTCTTCAGTGATGATATCCCGGGCAGGAATCGCCATAGCAGTGATCATCGCCGTGATCTTGGGATACATACTGCCGGAGAACATCATCGCCGTGGGCACAGCCATGTGGTTCAGTATAACTGCAGCAGCTTTCCTTTCGCTTTATGCCTTTGCCCTGTTCTGGAAGCGTTCCACCAAGGCTGGAGCCATAGCAGGACTCGTTACTGGTACTGTTTTCAGTGTGTTCTGGATACTATTCGGATACCAGAAATCAGCAGCGGCCCTGGGTATCTGCCAGGCACTTACCGGTAATGCGGTAATATTGACCTCCGCACCCTGGCCTACGGTAGACCCCATCGTGATTGGTCTGCCATTGGCCTTCGTGGTTACCGTGGTGGTAAGTCTGTTAACCAAACCACCCGCCCAGGAACATCTGGACCTTTGTTTCAAAGGGATTTAA
- a CDS encoding NUDIX hydrolase, with the protein MIELVFGLAVRALITDDDGKILIIKRSSESKTNPDKWELPGGKVDQGEPFDQALIREVKEETNLNISLDHVVGVSEQNLTLIRAVHIILSAKVEEGELNLSSEHDGYAWVYFDTLPEYELADWLRDFVKNQIPAGGDTAGEEDQESYQEILKPWLSSLKSSVDNIRKKR; encoded by the coding sequence ATGATAGAACTAGTTTTTGGTCTTGCGGTACGGGCCCTAATCACCGATGACGATGGAAAGATCTTAATTATAAAAAGATCCTCTGAATCCAAGACTAACCCCGATAAATGGGAACTTCCCGGGGGAAAAGTGGATCAGGGTGAACCATTTGATCAGGCCCTCATTAGAGAAGTTAAGGAAGAAACTAACCTCAACATTTCCTTAGACCATGTGGTGGGGGTTTCGGAGCAGAATTTAACTCTGATAAGGGCGGTTCATATCATTCTCTCCGCTAAGGTGGAGGAGGGTGAACTTAACCTCAGCAGCGAACATGATGGCTACGCCTGGGTCTACTTTGACACTCTTCCAGAATATGAGCTGGCTGATTGGTTGCGGGACTTTGTTAAAAACCAAATCCCGGCTGGAGGAGATACTGCCGGAGAAGAAGACCAGGAGAGTTACCAGGAAATTCTGAAACCATGGCTGAGTTCCCTGAAGTCTTCAGTGGACAATATCCGGAAGAAGAGGTAG
- a CDS encoding symporter small accessory protein: MVLGIDDPWIWSAYIGCILAMLLCVVYGVVNWNKGGEDEEEQIKEEMEWHKKEKEMEEKELGLWDEEG, encoded by the coding sequence ATGGTTTTGGGAATTGATGATCCATGGATCTGGAGCGCGTATATTGGCTGCATTCTGGCCATGCTTTTATGTGTAGTTTATGGTGTCGTAAACTGGAATAAAGGCGGTGAAGACGAGGAAGAGCAGATCAAAGAAGAGATGGAGTGGCATAAAAAGGAGAAAGAAATGGAGGAGAAAGAGCTGGGGCTCTGGGATGAAGAAGGCTGA
- a CDS encoding BPL-N domain-containing protein encodes MLVIGAVIFFLFSSLIILGYPLTGDLNASNDTPRQVEAVKVLVYNGEGSMSESVNGILDCLNTTNSQNLTPYYYYEYATTTVVTASNLSTYDVLIVPGGDASSYVKGSSIDSAAIKQFVSGGKGYIGICAGPTLLLIRWMATTLDGAWHPR; translated from the coding sequence TTGCTCGTCATCGGTGCTGTAATCTTTTTCCTATTCTCATCTTTAATCATATTGGGATATCCCCTTACCGGGGATTTAAATGCCAGTAACGACACCCCGAGGCAGGTGGAGGCGGTTAAAGTCCTGGTTTACAATGGGGAGGGATCCATGTCCGAAAGCGTGAACGGTATTCTGGATTGTCTTAACACCACCAACAGTCAGAACCTCACCCCCTACTATTACTATGAATATGCCACCACTACGGTGGTCACGGCCAGTAACTTATCCACCTACGATGTGTTGATCGTGCCCGGTGGGGATGCCTCCAGCTATGTTAAGGGAAGTAGCATCGATAGTGCGGCTATCAAGCAATTTGTCAGCGGAGGTAAAGGTTATATAGGAATATGCGCGGGGCCTACGCTGCTTCTAATCAGGTGGATGGCTACTACTCTGGATGGGGCCTGGCATCCACGGTGA